A DNA window from Anaerocolumna sp. AGMB13020 contains the following coding sequences:
- a CDS encoding ABC transporter ATP-binding protein, giving the protein MLLLEHASLGYKTKKEMKTVVRDLTLGIEAGECLALLGPSGCGKSTLINALAGILPFMSGGAFIEEAGNRTVLSPKTHRIGIIPQGSGLLPWKTVRENCLLPLKIKKETEVEQYNKALEEIGEALHINTLWSCFPGEISGGQAQRTAIARAFLLKPELLLMDEPFSSLDAVTGDEAKELFLSLWKKYRPTVFLVTHNIEEALYLGNKIAVMDTVNGNIKHVEDNPYFGQLIREQTELSRKKESFRQLLQF; this is encoded by the coding sequence ATGTTATTACTGGAGCATGCCTCTCTTGGTTATAAAACAAAAAAAGAGATGAAAACCGTTGTAAGGGATCTTACCCTGGGAATTGAAGCTGGAGAATGCCTGGCCTTATTGGGACCATCTGGCTGTGGAAAGTCAACGCTTATCAATGCGTTGGCGGGAATTCTACCCTTTATGTCCGGCGGTGCATTTATTGAAGAAGCGGGGAATAGAACGGTTCTGTCTCCGAAAACTCATAGAATCGGTATAATACCACAGGGCAGCGGTTTGCTGCCCTGGAAAACTGTCAGGGAAAATTGCCTTCTGCCGCTAAAGATTAAGAAAGAGACAGAAGTGGAGCAGTACAATAAGGCGTTGGAAGAAATCGGGGAAGCTCTTCATATTAATACTCTTTGGTCTTGTTTTCCGGGTGAAATCAGCGGAGGTCAGGCTCAGAGAACTGCCATTGCCAGAGCATTTTTATTAAAGCCGGAACTGTTATTAATGGACGAACCTTTTTCAAGTCTGGATGCCGTAACTGGAGATGAAGCCAAGGAACTGTTTCTTTCACTTTGGAAGAAATATCGACCTACGGTATTTCTGGTAACACATAATATAGAAGAAGCTCTGTACCTTGGAAATAAGATTGCTGTAATGGATACAGTCAACGGCAATATAAAGCATGTGGAAGACAATCCATATTTTGGGCAGCTTATCAGAGAGCAGACAGAGCTTTCACGAAAAAAAGAAAGTTTCAGACAGCTACTGCAGTTTTAA
- a CDS encoding ABC transporter ATP-binding protein: MGEILRINNVVYTYHSLEGETLALKDISFHVDDGEFLAIVGPSGCGKSTLLSLIAGLISPDTGEILIDGKDLKASGKNIGYMLQKDHLLEWRSTQKNLTLGLEIQNKLTENSYVMINEMLSTYGLITFKNSKPSSLSGGMRQRAALIRTLLLEPDILLLDEPFSALDYQTRIEVSDDIWGIIRKEHKTAILITHDISDAMITEILPIIFYIIHHILHVAYTNKKSKGE; this comes from the coding sequence ATGGGAGAAATCTTAAGAATAAATAACGTCGTATACACTTACCATAGTTTAGAAGGAGAAACTCTGGCCTTAAAAGACATTTCCTTCCACGTTGATGACGGCGAGTTCCTAGCTATTGTAGGACCTAGCGGATGCGGTAAATCAACTTTACTCTCATTGATTGCAGGACTTATATCACCAGACACTGGTGAAATTTTAATAGATGGAAAAGATTTAAAAGCATCTGGGAAAAATATTGGATATATGCTGCAAAAAGATCATTTACTGGAATGGAGATCCACTCAGAAAAATCTTACTCTTGGACTCGAAATACAAAATAAGCTAACAGAAAACAGTTATGTCATGATAAACGAGATGCTTTCAACTTACGGATTAATAACCTTCAAAAATTCTAAACCCTCTTCTTTATCCGGCGGAATGAGACAACGCGCCGCTTTGATTCGCACTCTTCTGCTGGAACCCGATATACTTCTTTTGGATGAACCCTTTTCAGCTCTGGACTATCAAACCCGCATCGAAGTGTCAGATGATATCTGGGGAATTATCAGAAAGGAGCATAAAACTGCCATTCTTATTACCCACGACATATCAGATGCAATGATTACGGAAATTCTACCAATTATTTTCTACATAATTCACCATATTTTGCATGTTGCATATACTAATAAAAAAAGTAAAGGAGAATAG
- a CDS encoding ABC transporter permease — MKSLAKQCLTFLKGFLLLNVIWLFFSFWLNMAVIPNPLKVYANFGSVFSDGIFYHIFYSLRRIFTGLFLSLVVGVPIGILMAYSKRANEYLYPLIYFSYPIPKTALLPIAMLLWGMRDGSKVVIIFCIIVFQVIVSVRDSVLHIDKALYQAVICSGGSRLQIIRHITVPAILPQLFTSIRVSLGTAVSILIFIEGYGTEYGMGYYILDAWSRINYIQMYLGILVISFVGFLLFIAMDLLIQKVCPWMKEASL; from the coding sequence ATGAAATCATTAGCAAAACAGTGCCTGACTTTTTTGAAAGGCTTTCTGCTATTAAATGTTATATGGCTGTTTTTTTCATTCTGGTTGAACATGGCAGTCATACCAAATCCCCTGAAGGTATATGCTAATTTTGGCTCTGTTTTTTCAGATGGCATATTTTATCACATATTTTATAGTCTGCGAAGAATATTTACCGGGTTGTTTCTGTCATTGGTGGTTGGGGTTCCAATCGGTATTTTGATGGCTTATTCCAAGAGAGCCAATGAATATCTGTACCCCTTGATCTATTTCAGTTACCCTATACCAAAAACCGCCCTTCTTCCCATTGCAATGCTGCTGTGGGGAATGAGGGACGGTTCAAAGGTAGTTATTATATTCTGTATCATTGTCTTTCAGGTTATAGTCTCTGTCAGGGATAGTGTCTTGCATATTGACAAAGCACTTTACCAGGCAGTTATTTGCTCCGGTGGAAGTCGTCTTCAAATAATAAGGCATATTACAGTGCCGGCAATACTGCCTCAGTTATTCACCAGTATTCGAGTATCTTTGGGAACGGCGGTGTCGATCCTTATTTTTATTGAAGGGTATGGAACAGAATACGGTATGGGATATTATATTCTGGACGCCTGGTCAAGGATTAATTATATTCAGATGTATTTAGGGATTTTGGTAATCTCCTTTGTGGGTTTTTTATTGTTCATTGCAATGGATTTGCTCATTCAAAAAGTGTGCCCCTGGATGAAAGAAGCCAGCCTTTAA
- a CDS encoding cold-shock protein, with amino-acid sequence MNNGIVKWFNAQKGFGFITDENGGEDVFVHFSAITSNGFKSLEEGQRVTFDIEKDPSSRKIKAANVCVA; translated from the coding sequence ATGAATAACGGTATTGTAAAATGGTTTAACGCACAAAAAGGGTTTGGATTTATTACTGATGAAAATGGTGGAGAGGACGTATTCGTACATTTTTCTGCAATCACTTCAAATGGGTTTAAGAGTCTTGAAGAAGGTCAAAGAGTTACTTTTGACATTGAAAAAGATCCTAGTAGTCGAAAGATTAAAGCTGCAAATGTTTGCGTAGCGTAA
- a CDS encoding LysM peptidoglycan-binding domain-containing protein → MEIYLVKQGDTIYSIAEAYKLSPESLIRNNGILNYDNLVIGQTIVIVYPEETYIVMEGDTLFDIAAAHNVTPLALLRNNPTLAGRRLLYPGEELVIRYNNTNGRLKTNGYAYPFIDFTVLIETLPYLSFLTIFTYQLSSTGLLSGYDDAELINNAKIYGVAPIMFLNTTDRTIAAEPTSFFSRSISYEVLDYLITTIIDKIEETGYSGVNLFLENITLENYPLIVDNVKALSSRMKEKGLITMFTLTPEIFQLPQGTTYLDIDYSDLSQAVDYIILASYNWGFTFGPPAAVTPIETVTQNLDYATSVIPSREIFIGVPIIGYDWKLSSDGNYTVANALNSDAAIMLAADVGAIIEFDTASMAPFFTYTSRDNNTDVNHIVWFKDARSIQTLYGFTQEYMLAGAAIWNIMHFFEQMWFIINSQYQIIGPYDEF, encoded by the coding sequence ATGGAAATTTATCTGGTAAAGCAAGGTGATACCATTTATTCAATAGCAGAAGCATATAAGTTATCCCCTGAAAGTCTAATAAGAAATAACGGTATACTCAACTACGATAATCTGGTAATCGGACAGACTATTGTAATTGTATATCCAGAGGAAACATATATAGTAATGGAAGGCGACACTTTATTCGATATAGCCGCAGCTCATAACGTTACTCCCCTTGCGCTTTTAAGGAACAATCCTACACTGGCAGGTCGCCGCCTTTTATATCCGGGAGAAGAATTGGTAATTCGATACAATAATACCAATGGCCGACTGAAAACCAATGGATACGCCTATCCTTTCATTGACTTTACTGTGCTTATAGAAACCCTTCCTTATTTAAGCTTCTTAACCATATTTACATACCAGTTGTCTTCAACTGGTCTCCTCTCCGGCTATGATGATGCTGAACTTATTAATAATGCTAAAATTTATGGTGTGGCACCAATAATGTTTCTAAATACAACGGACAGGACAATTGCTGCTGAACCAACTTCCTTTTTTTCCAGAAGCATTTCCTATGAAGTATTAGATTACCTGATAACAACAATAATAGATAAGATAGAAGAAACCGGATATTCCGGCGTAAATCTGTTTCTTGAGAACATAACACTGGAGAACTATCCGTTAATTGTTGACAATGTAAAAGCCCTTTCATCCCGTATGAAGGAAAAAGGACTTATTACAATGTTTACACTTACTCCGGAAATCTTTCAGCTGCCACAAGGTACCACTTATCTAGACATCGATTATTCAGACCTTTCGCAGGCAGTTGATTACATTATCCTGGCATCTTATAATTGGGGCTTTACTTTTGGTCCCCCTGCGGCTGTCACACCCATAGAGACAGTAACACAGAATCTTGATTACGCAACCTCTGTAATTCCCTCCAGAGAAATCTTTATCGGTGTACCAATAATCGGATATGACTGGAAATTATCCAGTGATGGTAACTATACCGTAGCAAATGCACTTAATTCGGATGCTGCTATAATGCTAGCTGCTGATGTTGGAGCAATTATAGAATTTGATACAGCCTCTATGGCTCCGTTCTTTACCTATACCAGCAGAGACAATAACACGGATGTAAATCATATTGTCTGGTTTAAGGATGCCAGAAGCATACAAACCCTCTATGGTTTTACGCAGGAATATATGCTCGCCGGAGCAGCCATTTGGAATATCATGCACTTTTTCGAACAGATGTGGTTTATCATAAATTCCCAATATCAAATCATCGGTCCTTATGATGAATTTTAA
- a CDS encoding DegV family protein — translation MKDFVITTDSNSDLLPDYISEKGIVIIPHYYELNNTVYGDEVNLTPKEFYDSMRGGLMPTTMASNPAVIHSTFLKLITEGKEVLHISFSSALSGGCSNVAAGARELCEEYTDAKIIVVDSLNASLGQGLMVMKAVELKEAGKGIDEIADWLLQHLSNFCVQFTVNDLFHLQRGGRISKVSAFVGSMINIKPILVVNDEGKLVPSGTVRGRKKSLSTIVANMVKRMGEVENTTTAVNTVAALNTGITEGSSKASGSLPICVVHGDAAEEAEYVARLIKDTVKEANVVINVISPSIGAHSGPGAIGICFWGENRNN, via the coding sequence ATGAAGGATTTTGTTATAACGACTGACTCAAACAGTGATTTACTACCTGATTACATAAGTGAAAAGGGGATAGTTATCATCCCCCATTATTACGAGTTGAATAATACAGTATACGGTGATGAAGTTAACCTGACGCCAAAAGAATTTTATGATAGTATGCGTGGTGGATTAATGCCTACGACTATGGCAAGTAATCCTGCAGTCATACATTCTACTTTTCTTAAGCTTATAACAGAAGGCAAAGAAGTATTACATATTAGCTTTTCGTCTGCCTTAAGCGGTGGCTGCAGTAATGTGGCAGCAGGTGCCAGAGAATTGTGCGAAGAATATACAGATGCTAAAATTATCGTTGTGGATTCCTTAAATGCTTCCCTGGGACAGGGCTTAATGGTTATGAAAGCGGTGGAGCTAAAGGAAGCCGGAAAAGGAATTGATGAGATAGCAGACTGGCTTTTACAGCATTTAAGTAATTTCTGCGTTCAATTTACAGTAAATGATCTGTTTCATCTCCAGCGTGGAGGCCGAATTTCTAAAGTATCTGCTTTTGTTGGAAGTATGATAAATATCAAGCCGATACTTGTAGTAAATGACGAGGGAAAATTAGTGCCTTCGGGAACTGTAAGAGGTCGTAAAAAGTCCTTATCCACCATAGTTGCAAATATGGTTAAACGAATGGGTGAGGTGGAAAACACCACCACAGCAGTGAACACCGTCGCAGCATTAAATACTGGCATCACAGAAGGTTCTTCCAAAGCAAGTGGCAGCTTGCCCATTTGTGTGGTTCATGGCGATGCAGCGGAAGAAGCTGAGTATGTTGCCCGGTTAATAAAGGATACAGTGAAAGAAGCAAATGTTGTTATTAATGTGATAAGCCCCAGTATTGGGGCACATTCTGGTCCTGGAGCCATTGGAATATGCTTCTGGGGAGAGAATAGAAACAATTAA
- a CDS encoding ABC transporter substrate-binding protein: MKNKLLISFLIIAIALTGCGKQKNQGKEEAAVVLKVGMMSSLDVIPFELISERGLDKKYGFELDLEMFTAAKDRDAAFTAGELDGVLTDFIGVCMYQNAGFDVRITGITDGDFKLLAGKNTGITDINGMKGRSIAISQNTLIEYTLDTILNNNQLSPEDVVKEAIPRIPDRLEMLRNDKIDLVLIPEPFATLAIKDGAVYLGSANSYGLYPAVSAFTKTALGEKEEAISNLYKAYNEAVDYMNETDIREYEDAVIKAAGYPEEMKGNIEIGEYRTSTLPVKEDLEAAIAWASEKGLCSKDLSYEQLVYDVYQ, encoded by the coding sequence ATGAAAAATAAGCTGCTAATAAGCTTTCTTATAATTGCAATAGCATTAACCGGTTGCGGTAAACAAAAAAATCAGGGAAAGGAGGAAGCAGCGGTAGTACTTAAAGTAGGTATGATGTCTTCTCTGGATGTTATTCCCTTTGAACTGATCTCAGAAAGAGGCTTGGATAAAAAATATGGGTTTGAACTGGATCTGGAAATGTTTACAGCTGCCAAGGACAGGGATGCTGCTTTCACTGCCGGAGAACTGGATGGTGTATTAACGGATTTCATAGGAGTTTGCATGTACCAGAATGCCGGCTTTGATGTACGAATAACAGGTATCACCGATGGTGATTTCAAACTTCTGGCAGGTAAAAATACAGGTATTACCGATATTAATGGAATGAAGGGGAGGAGTATAGCGATTTCACAAAATACGCTTATTGAATATACCCTTGATACTATCCTTAACAACAATCAGTTGTCACCGGAAGACGTAGTGAAAGAAGCAATTCCCAGAATACCAGACAGGTTGGAAATGCTAAGAAACGATAAAATAGACCTGGTGCTGATACCGGAGCCCTTTGCAACCCTTGCTATAAAGGACGGAGCAGTTTATCTGGGAAGTGCTAATTCTTATGGACTCTATCCTGCGGTTTCTGCCTTTACCAAGACAGCCCTGGGAGAGAAGGAAGAAGCAATCAGCAATCTCTATAAAGCTTACAATGAAGCTGTGGATTATATGAACGAAACGGATATCAGGGAATATGAGGATGCGGTTATAAAAGCTGCCGGTTACCCGGAGGAAATGAAAGGTAATATTGAAATCGGCGAATACCGTACCAGTACACTTCCGGTAAAAGAAGATCTGGAAGCTGCCATAGCCTGGGCGTCAGAAAAGGGCTTATGCAGTAAGGACTTAAGCTACGAGCAGTTAGTATATGACGTGTATCAATAA
- a CDS encoding LysM peptidoglycan-binding domain-containing protein: MEIHVVQQGETLQSIAGYYGITEEMLILDNGLENTYSLVEGQALVIAIPEVVYTVEEGDSLTGIAEAFNISTMQLLMNNPFLSDRKYIYPGETIIISYNKKGNITLHGNTTPSIDKSVLTKTLPYLTYLSIVNYTATREGDIISYSDDSQIIEIIKSYGVVPLLLLTTLTITGKANIVNEIDLLLNPDFQNSYIQNLLSILRIKGYRGVNISFQYINVSNIQYYNSFFTLITERLNSEGYLVFVTVDPNLSNIGADASFERVDYSILDQLSQNIIFMNYQWATNVNPPTPIISINDLEVFLNYINTIITPEKIIIGIPTIGYDWELPFLPGLSNINVLSYDGAINLASTYGAKIEFDALSQTPFFRYTSGDAQHIVWFIDARSINAALSLVVNFNLHGSGIWNINIYNPQLWLVINSQFNIVKLQVD, from the coding sequence ATGGAGATACATGTTGTACAGCAAGGTGAGACGTTACAGTCGATAGCTGGTTATTATGGTATTACAGAAGAAATGTTGATTTTAGATAATGGCTTGGAAAATACGTATAGTTTAGTAGAAGGGCAAGCGCTTGTTATAGCGATTCCAGAGGTTGTTTATACAGTTGAAGAAGGAGACAGCCTGACAGGTATAGCAGAAGCGTTTAATATCTCAACCATGCAACTACTTATGAATAATCCGTTTCTTTCAGATAGAAAATATATTTATCCTGGGGAAACAATTATTATAAGTTATAATAAAAAAGGTAATATTACTTTGCATGGAAATACCACTCCCAGTATTGATAAAAGTGTTCTAACAAAAACTTTACCATACCTTACTTACCTTTCAATCGTAAATTATACAGCAACAAGAGAAGGAGATATAATTTCTTATTCAGATGACTCTCAGATTATTGAAATAATCAAATCATATGGTGTTGTCCCACTTTTGTTACTAACTACTTTAACAATAACAGGTAAGGCGAATATTGTTAATGAAATTGACTTATTATTAAATCCAGATTTTCAAAATAGTTATATACAGAATCTTTTAAGTATCCTAAGGATAAAGGGCTATAGAGGAGTCAATATTTCTTTTCAATATATTAATGTAAGTAATATACAATATTATAATTCGTTTTTTACTCTTATTACCGAACGTTTAAATAGTGAGGGATATTTAGTATTTGTAACCGTTGACCCTAATCTTAGTAATATTGGAGCTGATGCTAGCTTTGAAAGAGTGGATTATTCTATATTAGATCAATTATCACAAAATATTATATTTATGAATTATCAATGGGCAACAAATGTAAACCCACCTACTCCAATAATTTCGATTAATGATTTGGAGGTATTTTTAAATTACATAAATACTATTATTACTCCAGAAAAAATAATTATAGGAATCCCAACGATTGGTTATGACTGGGAGTTGCCTTTTTTACCAGGTTTATCAAATATTAATGTTCTTTCCTACGATGGCGCTATTAATTTGGCTAGTACATATGGTGCAAAGATTGAATTCGACGCATTATCTCAAACACCATTTTTTAGATATACTAGTGGAGATGCGCAGCATATTGTCTGGTTTATAGATGCAAGAAGTATAAATGCAGCTCTAAGTTTAGTAGTTAATTTCAATCTGCATGGCTCGGGAATCTGGAATATAAATATTTATAACCCACAACTGTGGTTGGTTATTAATTCACAGTTTAATATTGTTAAATTACAAGTGGATTAG
- a CDS encoding sulfonate/nitrate/taurine transporter ATP-binding protein yields MADRIIILSSRPGTVKREIPVELTLDERTPFKARSAPEFKEYFNMIWKELSYGKINR; encoded by the coding sequence ATGGCTGACCGGATAATCATCTTAAGCAGCCGACCCGGCACGGTAAAACGTGAAATTCCTGTGGAGCTTACACTTGATGAGCGAACTCCCTTTAAAGCCAGAAGTGCACCGGAATTCAAGGAATATTTCAATATGATCTGGAAGGAGCTAAGCTATGGCAAAATCAACAGATAA
- a CDS encoding ABC transporter permease yields MAKSTDKPAFSSSHQAFLRQYHRRKRIIRFLQLLIIVFFLAFWEIATRIGLVDSFIFSSPSRVAGTFLAMSADGSVFYHTGITLLETFVSFALVNILGIFIAILLWWNENLAKVLEPYLVVLNSLPKSALAPVFIVWLGNNVKTIIVAAVSVAVFSTIITLYTNFINTEEDKKKLILTLGGSKMDILLKVVIPGNIPQIISIMKVNIGLSLVGVIIGEFLAAKAGLGYLIIYGSQVFKLDYVIMSIVILCILATFLYQLLSYFEKRYHRN; encoded by the coding sequence ATGGCAAAATCAACAGATAAACCAGCTTTTTCTTCTTCCCACCAGGCATTTCTCAGACAGTATCACCGCCGTAAGCGCATTATTCGCTTCCTGCAATTGCTGATTATTGTATTTTTTCTGGCTTTCTGGGAGATAGCCACCCGTATCGGACTGGTGGATTCCTTCATATTTAGCAGTCCCTCCAGGGTGGCAGGGACTTTTCTTGCTATGTCAGCTGATGGAAGTGTGTTCTACCATACCGGCATAACCCTTCTGGAGACTTTTGTAAGTTTTGCATTGGTAAATATTCTGGGTATTTTCATAGCCATTCTCTTATGGTGGAATGAAAATCTTGCCAAAGTTCTGGAACCTTATCTGGTGGTACTGAACAGCCTTCCGAAATCCGCATTGGCTCCTGTCTTCATTGTATGGCTTGGTAATAATGTGAAAACAATTATCGTAGCAGCCGTTTCTGTCGCAGTCTTTAGTACCATCATCACTTTATACACCAACTTTATCAACACGGAGGAAGATAAGAAAAAACTTATCTTAACCTTAGGCGGCAGTAAAATGGATATCCTGCTTAAAGTGGTTATCCCCGGAAATATCCCTCAGATTATCAGTATTATGAAAGTTAATATCGGCTTATCCCTGGTTGGAGTTATTATCGGTGAATTCTTAGCTGCGAAAGCAGGTCTTGGTTATCTTATAATTTATGGAAGCCAGGTCTTTAAACTGGATTATGTAATTATGTCCATCGTAATCCTCTGTATCCTGGCAACCTTTCTATATCAGTTGCTTTCTTATTTTGAGAAAAGATACCACCGTAATTAA
- a CDS encoding group II intron maturase-specific domain-containing protein — protein sequence MRAKIKYMEILKKTGCKIKMIVEKLNPSIRGQINYFGKVNAAAMKYTLDCVDRRIVELAMCKYIDFVVEDV from the coding sequence TTGAGAGCTAAGATAAAGTACATGGAAATCCTTAAGAAAACAGGATGTAAGATAAAAATGATTGTGGAGAAACTAAATCCGTCTATCAGAGGACAGATTAACTACTTTGGTAAAGTCAACGCCGCTGCTATGAAGTACACCTTGGACTGTGTGGATAGAAGAATTGTAGAATTGGCGATGTGCAAATATATAGATTTTGTGGTAGAAGACGTTTAG
- a CDS encoding recombinase family protein, translating into MNIAIYSRKSKFTEKGESIDNQVQYCRTYGDTHLLHIPDKNYIIYEDEGFSAATSMRPKFQQLLQDINANKIQMLLCYRLDRITRKVSDFSKTLELLEQRKVGFISATENFDTSTPMGKAMIYIASVFAQLERETTAERVRDNMLALSKTGRWLGGLTPMGYTSKEIIYLDSEFREKKLYQLIPVEKDLKTVALLFEKYLELGSLSAVENYCLVHGITTQKGGSFYKSSIANILSNPTYCIGDAASYDYFSSLGCCITFPPEKFNGGSGILCYNRTSQQNKASRNKRPPDQWVVALGKHKGLVSGNTFIRTQKLLKENSEKASPRKDTSSYALVSGKIHCANCGSAMRVKNIRKAGDKIYYSYACEQKIFSKKMNCNISNLNGKLFDDYLLELISTILLGAVNYNKLLRLLQDKRTVLQEDDLEYKQRLDSLNNEKKDIKKEIETIITRLATDSSPILQKYFLPKLEELDLRIREIQITMDSMAPNGQGADHFTFSESFPEFLRTIIMSSELSQKKVLINTLIQNITWDGQQASITLV; encoded by the coding sequence ATGAATATAGCCATTTACAGCAGAAAATCCAAATTTACTGAAAAAGGAGAATCCATAGACAATCAGGTGCAATACTGCAGAACCTATGGAGATACTCATCTGCTTCATATTCCAGATAAGAATTACATTATTTACGAAGATGAAGGCTTCTCAGCTGCCACTTCCATGCGTCCCAAGTTTCAGCAGCTGCTTCAGGATATCAATGCGAATAAGATTCAGATGCTTCTGTGCTATCGCCTGGATCGTATTACCAGAAAGGTCTCTGATTTCTCTAAAACCCTGGAATTGCTGGAGCAGAGGAAGGTCGGGTTTATCTCAGCAACGGAGAATTTTGATACCTCAACTCCCATGGGAAAAGCAATGATATACATTGCCTCCGTATTTGCCCAGCTTGAACGGGAAACTACGGCAGAACGCGTACGTGACAATATGCTTGCATTATCAAAAACCGGAAGATGGCTTGGCGGCCTGACCCCAATGGGTTATACCTCCAAGGAAATTATCTATCTTGATTCCGAATTCAGAGAAAAGAAATTATATCAGTTGATTCCTGTAGAAAAAGACCTTAAAACTGTAGCATTACTATTTGAGAAATATTTGGAACTAGGAAGCCTTTCTGCAGTTGAGAACTATTGCCTTGTACATGGTATTACCACACAAAAAGGAGGCAGTTTTTACAAAAGCAGCATTGCCAATATTTTATCCAATCCTACATACTGTATTGGTGATGCCGCCTCATATGACTATTTTTCCTCACTTGGCTGCTGTATTACTTTTCCTCCGGAAAAGTTCAACGGAGGAAGCGGAATCCTCTGTTACAACAGAACCAGTCAGCAGAATAAAGCTTCCCGTAACAAACGACCGCCTGATCAGTGGGTGGTTGCTTTAGGTAAACATAAGGGACTTGTTTCAGGCAATACCTTTATCCGTACGCAAAAATTATTAAAGGAAAACAGTGAAAAAGCTTCTCCCCGGAAAGACACCTCCTCTTATGCACTTGTGTCAGGAAAAATACATTGTGCAAATTGCGGCTCTGCCATGAGAGTGAAAAATATTCGAAAAGCCGGTGATAAGATCTACTACAGTTATGCCTGTGAACAAAAAATTTTTTCCAAAAAAATGAATTGCAATATTTCGAATTTAAACGGTAAGCTTTTTGATGACTATCTACTGGAGCTTATAAGCACCATACTTCTTGGAGCTGTAAATTATAACAAACTACTTCGGCTCTTACAGGATAAGAGAACAGTTTTACAGGAAGATGACTTAGAATATAAACAAAGGCTGGATTCATTAAACAATGAGAAAAAAGATATAAAAAAAGAAATTGAGACAATTATTACACGGCTAGCCACCGATTCCTCTCCTATTCTACAGAAATATTTCCTTCCAAAATTAGAAGAATTGGATTTAAGGATTAGAGAAATACAGATAACCATGGACTCTATGGCTCCAAACGGTCAGGGAGCAGACCATTTCACCTTCTCAGAAAGCTTTCCGGAATTCTTACGCACAATAATTATGTCCTCTGAGCTCTCACAAAAAAAAGTATTGATCAACACTCTTATTCAAAATATCACTTGGGATGGCCAGCAGGCTTCTATCACCTTAGTGTAA